One window of Nocardia sp. NBC_00508 genomic DNA carries:
- a CDS encoding acyl-[acyl-carrier-protein] thioesterase produces the protein MVIPSVLPESSAMVTPFETGWPVRLDDTGGDQRLRLDGVARYLQDVGYDHLGVLDDGDIHRLWVVRRTVIDALKPIEFGDWVTLRRWPSATSSRWCAMRVQICGSGGGLVETEGFLIHFGTESGVPARMSDRFLAPMLACTTEHRLRWKAELTDPMPQADEPDVGSRLFPLRVTDIDLLDHMNNAIYLTALEEVLADHAELKSNPHRVVIEYGKPVRSGEDLRLVSRRTGSCLDVWFAVGSDSRAVARVTPR, from the coding sequence ATGGTCATTCCCAGCGTCCTGCCGGAAAGCTCGGCCATGGTGACTCCGTTCGAGACGGGATGGCCGGTGCGTCTCGACGACACCGGGGGCGACCAGCGCCTGCGGCTCGACGGGGTCGCACGGTATCTGCAAGATGTCGGCTACGACCACCTCGGGGTCCTCGACGACGGCGACATCCATCGCCTGTGGGTGGTCCGCAGAACGGTGATCGATGCGCTCAAACCCATCGAGTTCGGCGACTGGGTCACGCTGCGGCGCTGGCCGTCGGCGACATCCTCCCGTTGGTGCGCGATGCGCGTCCAGATCTGCGGCAGCGGGGGTGGCCTGGTGGAGACCGAGGGCTTCCTGATCCACTTCGGAACCGAATCCGGCGTCCCGGCCCGGATGAGCGACCGTTTCTTGGCGCCCATGCTGGCCTGCACGACCGAACACCGGCTCCGCTGGAAGGCGGAACTCACCGACCCGATGCCGCAGGCCGACGAACCCGACGTGGGTAGCAGGCTGTTCCCGCTGCGCGTCACCGATATAGACCTGCTCGATCATATGAACAACGCGATCTACCTCACGGCGCTCGAGGAAGTGCTCGCCGACCACGCCGAACTGAAGTCCAATCCGCACCGAGTGGTGATCGAGTACGGGAAGCCGGTGCGGTCCGGGGAGGATCTCCGCCTCGTCTCCCGCCGCACCGGTTCGTGTCTCGACGTCTGGTTCGCCGTCGGCTCCGACTCGCGCGCGGTCGCCCGCGTCACGCCGCGCTGA
- a CDS encoding segregation and condensation protein A — protein MSDPPGDSPQEAEAQPSGFRLRLSNFEGPFDLLLTLISSRKLDVTEVALHKVTDEFIAYTKAMTANMARQNTLRADKILDQTTEFLVVAATLLDLKAARLLPSGEMTDAEDLELLEARDLLFARLLQYRAFKQVAELLSELEAAALRRYPRAVGLEERYADLLPEVTLGVGAAEFAAIAAAAFRPRPVPKVGLDHLHTHAISVAEQAALVLEQLKQRGAGAWTSFGELVADCEVPVQIVARFLALLELYRGKTIEFDQPDPLGPLSVSWIGDEAAEQADTVTIEEDYG, from the coding sequence GTGAGTGACCCACCGGGGGACTCTCCACAAGAGGCGGAGGCGCAGCCGTCCGGATTCCGATTGCGCCTGAGCAACTTCGAGGGTCCTTTCGATCTGCTGCTCACCCTGATCAGCTCGCGCAAACTGGACGTCACCGAGGTGGCGCTGCACAAGGTCACCGACGAGTTCATCGCCTACACGAAGGCGATGACCGCGAACATGGCGCGGCAGAACACCTTGCGCGCGGACAAGATCCTGGACCAGACCACGGAATTCCTGGTCGTCGCCGCCACGCTGCTGGATCTCAAGGCGGCGCGCCTGCTGCCGTCCGGCGAGATGACCGACGCCGAAGACCTCGAACTGCTGGAGGCTCGCGACCTGCTGTTCGCCCGGCTGCTGCAGTATCGCGCCTTCAAGCAGGTGGCCGAACTGCTCAGCGAGCTGGAAGCCGCCGCGCTGCGCCGCTACCCTCGCGCGGTCGGCTTGGAGGAGCGTTACGCCGATCTGCTGCCCGAGGTTACGCTGGGTGTCGGGGCGGCAGAGTTCGCCGCGATCGCCGCGGCGGCCTTCCGGCCCCGCCCGGTGCCGAAGGTCGGGCTCGACCATCTGCACACGCACGCGATCTCGGTGGCCGAGCAAGCGGCGCTGGTGCTGGAACAGCTCAAACAGCGCGGCGCGGGTGCGTGGACCTCGTTCGGCGAGTTGGTCGCCGACTGCGAGGTCCCCGTCCAGATCGTCGCCCGCTTCCTGGCGCTGCTCGAGCTGTACCGCGGCAAGACGATCGAGTTCGACCAGCCCGATCCACTCGGTCCGCTGTCGGTCAGCTGGATCGGCGACGAGGCCGCGGAACAGGCGGACACCGTGACTATCGAGGAGGACTACGGGTGA
- a CDS encoding DUF3703 domain-containing protein yields MFTARHPRRESELEYAWATDDLDARWRSLERAPLFSQPWALPHTRTHWHMLRLAVRCRDRREILGRLVRLLVAGPGSSVGRVPLGNPGRATVGLMASIPVPEDLARILADGAARSPW; encoded by the coding sequence TTGTTCACCGCCCGCCATCCGCGCCGCGAGTCGGAGCTCGAATACGCCTGGGCGACCGACGATCTCGATGCGCGATGGCGTTCGCTCGAACGCGCCCCACTCTTCTCCCAGCCCTGGGCGTTGCCGCATACCCGAACGCACTGGCACATGCTGCGGCTGGCCGTGCGCTGCCGCGATCGTCGCGAGATCCTCGGCCGGCTCGTCCGGCTGCTGGTCGCCGGGCCGGGTTCATCGGTCGGGCGAGTACCACTGGGCAACCCGGGGCGTGCGACGGTCGGACTGATGGCCAGCATTCCCGTCCCCGAGGACCTGGCCCGCATCCTCGCCGATGGGGCGGCGCGCTCGCCGTGGTGA
- a CDS encoding ParA family protein gives MGPRPGPYSDAAAETLWGTGVEPVPEDATLGPTGRPLRLVPDPPPVGQHGSALIVAMCNQKGGVGKTTSTINLGAALAEYGRRVLLVDLDPQGALSAGLGVAHHDLDSTVHNLLIGSKVSIDDVLMPTRVANLDLLPSNIDLSAAEIQLVNEVGREQSLGRALEPVRNRYDYILIDCQPSLGLLTVNALACSDGVIIPMECEYFSLRGLALLNDTVEKVRDRLNPRLSLYGIVVTMFDARLLHSRQVMARVVEVFGDLVYDTAISRTVRFPDASVAGEPITTWAPKSGGAEAYRSMAREVIHRSGR, from the coding sequence ATGGGCCCGCGACCGGGTCCGTACTCGGACGCCGCGGCGGAAACGCTGTGGGGCACCGGGGTGGAGCCGGTCCCGGAGGACGCGACGCTCGGCCCGACGGGCCGACCGTTGCGGCTGGTGCCGGACCCGCCGCCGGTGGGTCAGCACGGTAGCGCCCTGATCGTCGCCATGTGCAACCAGAAGGGCGGGGTGGGCAAGACCACCTCCACCATCAATCTCGGCGCCGCACTGGCCGAATACGGCCGCCGCGTGCTGCTGGTGGACCTGGACCCGCAGGGCGCGCTGTCGGCGGGACTCGGCGTTGCCCACCACGATCTCGACTCGACCGTGCACAACCTGCTCATCGGCTCCAAGGTGTCCATCGACGACGTGCTGATGCCGACCCGCGTCGCGAACCTGGATCTGCTGCCGAGCAATATCGATCTGTCCGCCGCGGAGATCCAGCTCGTGAACGAGGTGGGCAGGGAACAGTCGCTCGGACGCGCGCTGGAGCCGGTGCGCAACCGCTACGACTACATCCTCATCGACTGCCAGCCCTCGCTCGGCCTGCTCACCGTCAACGCACTGGCCTGCTCGGACGGCGTGATCATCCCGATGGAATGCGAGTATTTCTCGCTACGCGGACTCGCGCTGCTCAACGACACGGTGGAGAAAGTGCGGGACCGGCTGAACCCGAGGCTGAGCCTGTACGGAATAGTGGTCACCATGTTCGACGCTCGACTGCTGCATTCCCGCCAGGTCATGGCGCGTGTGGTCGAGGTGTTCGGTGACCTGGTCTACGACACCGCGATCTCGCGCACCGTCCGTTTCCCGGACGCCAGCGTCGCAGGCGAGCCCATCACCACGTGGGCGCCGAAATCCGGTGGAGCCGAAGCGTATCGGTCGATGGCACGGGAAGTCATCCACCGGTCGGGCCGGTGA
- the cmk gene encoding (d)CMP kinase — MSGTSPLVVAMDGPSGTGKSSVSRRLATRLGAQYLDTGAMYRAATLRVLRAGIELTDTAAIAAAVKELPLSIGTEPSREVIELDGEDVASEIRGDAVTKAVSAVSAVAEVRELLVAMQRETTAVARRIVVEGRDIGTVVLPAADAKIYLTASAEARAHRRNQQNIAEGRGDDYAGVLADVQRRDTLDSTRKVSPLRPAADAVLVDTSDLSMDEVIDELYRVVAQQLSAFHSGGDR, encoded by the coding sequence ATGTCCGGTACGAGCCCGCTGGTGGTCGCCATGGACGGGCCGTCGGGCACCGGTAAGTCGAGCGTTTCGCGGCGCCTGGCCACCCGGCTCGGCGCGCAGTACCTCGACACCGGCGCCATGTACCGGGCGGCGACGCTGCGTGTGCTGCGCGCGGGCATCGAACTCACCGACACCGCGGCCATCGCCGCCGCGGTCAAGGAACTGCCGCTGTCCATCGGCACCGAGCCCAGCCGCGAGGTGATCGAGCTCGACGGCGAGGACGTCGCGTCGGAGATTCGCGGCGATGCCGTCACCAAGGCCGTTTCGGCGGTCTCGGCGGTGGCCGAGGTGCGCGAGTTGCTGGTCGCGATGCAGCGGGAGACCACCGCGGTCGCGCGACGGATCGTGGTGGAGGGCCGCGACATCGGCACCGTCGTGCTGCCCGCGGCGGACGCCAAGATCTACCTCACCGCCTCCGCGGAGGCGCGCGCCCACCGGCGCAACCAGCAGAACATCGCCGAAGGCCGGGGCGACGACTACGCGGGCGTGCTCGCCGATGTGCAGCGCCGCGACACCCTCGACTCCACCCGCAAGGTGTCGCCGCTGCGTCCCGCCGCGGACGCGGTGCTGGTCGACACCAGCGACCTGTCCATGGACGAGGTCATCGACGAGCTGTATCGCGTTGTGGCACAGCAGCTTTCGGCGTTCCATTCCGGAGGTGACCGGTGA
- a CDS encoding mannitol dehydrogenase family protein, with product MLEDSATPLRAATMPELTGRIAAPTYDRSRISTGIVHFGVGGFHRAHQAMYVDRLLERSLAHDWGICGVGVLPGDRRMRDALAAQDGLYTLSTVAPDGTWATRIIGSIVEYRYAPDDPEAVVEKLADPATRIVSLTITEGGYRIAAATGQFDADDPDIRADLAGNAPLTTVFGFVTEAMARRRMRGIAPFTVLSCDNIEGNGHVARRMFGAFAALRDPELGTWVGEQVRFPNSMVDRITPVTPPAATGEIERRYGLTDRWPVLTEPFVQWVLEDSFGLGRPAFDEVGVQLVDDVTPYELMKLRLLNASHQALCYFGYLSGYRLVHEAAQDPVFRRFLLRYMDAEATPTLRAVPGVDLDRYKHTLIERFANPAIGDTIARLCAESSDRIPKWLLPVIRSQLASGGEIDCAAAVVASWARYAEGVDEHGAPIEVVDRLRDQLIPLARRQREQPTAFLGERSVFGDLIDRPRFVTAYLAALHSLRTKGAHATVEDLAR from the coding sequence ATGCTAGAGGATTCGGCGACGCCCTTGCGGGCGGCGACAATGCCGGAACTCACCGGTCGCATCGCGGCACCGACCTACGACCGATCGCGGATCTCCACCGGCATAGTGCATTTCGGTGTCGGCGGTTTCCATCGCGCGCATCAGGCGATGTATGTCGATCGATTGCTCGAACGCAGCCTGGCGCACGACTGGGGCATCTGCGGAGTCGGTGTGCTACCCGGCGATCGCAGGATGCGCGACGCTCTCGCGGCGCAGGACGGCTTGTACACGCTGTCGACAGTCGCGCCGGACGGCACCTGGGCCACCCGGATCATCGGCTCGATCGTCGAGTACCGCTACGCGCCGGACGATCCCGAGGCCGTGGTGGAGAAGCTCGCCGATCCGGCCACCAGGATCGTCTCGCTCACCATCACCGAGGGCGGGTACCGCATCGCGGCCGCCACCGGGCAGTTCGACGCCGACGATCCCGACATCCGCGCCGATCTCGCCGGGAACGCGCCGCTCACCACGGTATTCGGATTCGTCACCGAGGCCATGGCGCGGCGCAGGATGCGCGGTATCGCGCCGTTCACCGTGCTGTCATGCGACAACATCGAGGGCAATGGGCACGTCGCGCGCCGGATGTTCGGCGCGTTCGCCGCACTGCGCGATCCCGAGCTCGGAACCTGGGTGGGCGAACAGGTTCGTTTCCCGAATTCGATGGTGGACCGGATCACCCCCGTGACGCCGCCCGCCGCGACCGGCGAGATCGAGCGACGCTACGGGCTCACCGACCGCTGGCCGGTCCTGACCGAACCCTTCGTGCAGTGGGTGCTGGAGGATTCTTTCGGACTCGGCCGCCCCGCCTTCGACGAGGTCGGCGTCCAGCTCGTCGATGACGTCACCCCCTATGAGCTGATGAAACTGCGCCTGCTCAACGCGAGCCACCAAGCGCTGTGCTACTTCGGTTATCTGAGCGGCTATCGGCTGGTGCACGAGGCAGCGCAGGACCCGGTCTTCCGGCGATTCCTGCTGCGCTACATGGACGCGGAGGCGACGCCGACCCTGCGCGCGGTCCCCGGCGTCGACCTGGATCGCTACAAGCACACCCTGATCGAGCGGTTCGCCAACCCCGCGATCGGCGACACCATCGCCCGGCTCTGTGCGGAGTCCTCCGACCGGATCCCGAAGTGGCTGCTGCCGGTGATCCGCTCGCAGCTCGCTTCCGGCGGCGAGATCGACTGCGCCGCGGCGGTTGTCGCGAGTTGGGCGCGCTATGCCGAGGGTGTGGACGAGCACGGCGCGCCGATCGAGGTCGTGGACCGCCTGCGCGACCAATTGATCCCCCTCGCGCGGCGGCAACGCGAGCAGCCCACCGCCTTCCTCGGCGAACGCTCGGTATTCGGCGATCTGATCGACCGGCCTCGGTTCGTGACCGCATACCTGGCAGCCCTGCACTCACTGCGCACCAAGGGCGCCCATGCCACGGTGGAGGATTTAGCGCGTTAG
- the der gene encoding ribosome biogenesis GTPase Der: protein MSEDVLAGDGVWSDEADWDLADLEGEFEDQAHVAMPTLAVVGRPNVGKSTLVNRILGRREAVVEDIPGVTRDRVSYEANWAGRRFLVQDTGGWEPDAKGLQQAVARQAELAMQTADAILLVVDAVVGATATDEAAVKKLRRSSVPVILVANKVDDERVEAEAAALWSLGLGEPRLVSAAHGRGTGDLLDDVLAVLPETPREGTGGTGPRRVALVGKPNVGKSSLLNKLAGDERSVVHDVAGTTVDPVDSLVELGGKVWKFVDTAGLRRKVANASGTEFYASLRTKSALEASEVAIMLIDAAQPITEQDLRVISMIADSGRALVLAFNKWDLVDEDRRLQLEREVDRDLVRVPWAQRVNISAHTGRAVQKLVPAMETALESWDKRISTGRLNTWLKEVIAATPPPMRGGRLPRVLFATQATTRPPTFVLFTTGFLEAGYRRFLERRLREEFGFDGSPVRISVRVREKRDRSKK, encoded by the coding sequence GTGAGCGAGGACGTGCTGGCCGGTGACGGCGTCTGGAGCGATGAAGCCGACTGGGATCTGGCCGATCTCGAGGGCGAGTTCGAGGACCAGGCGCACGTCGCGATGCCGACGCTCGCGGTGGTCGGCCGCCCGAACGTGGGCAAGTCGACGCTGGTGAACCGGATCCTGGGCCGCCGCGAGGCGGTCGTGGAGGACATTCCCGGGGTGACCCGCGACCGCGTGTCCTACGAGGCGAACTGGGCGGGTCGCCGCTTCCTCGTCCAGGACACCGGCGGCTGGGAGCCGGACGCGAAGGGGCTGCAGCAAGCGGTGGCCAGGCAGGCCGAACTGGCGATGCAGACCGCCGACGCGATCCTGCTCGTGGTCGACGCCGTGGTCGGCGCCACCGCCACCGACGAGGCGGCGGTGAAGAAGCTGCGCCGCTCCTCGGTTCCGGTCATCCTGGTCGCCAACAAGGTCGACGACGAGCGGGTGGAAGCCGAGGCGGCGGCGCTGTGGTCGCTCGGTCTCGGCGAGCCGCGCCTGGTCAGCGCCGCGCACGGCCGCGGCACCGGCGACCTGCTCGACGACGTGCTCGCGGTGCTGCCGGAGACCCCGCGGGAAGGGACCGGCGGCACCGGTCCGCGCCGCGTCGCTCTGGTCGGCAAGCCCAATGTGGGCAAATCGAGTCTGCTGAACAAGCTGGCCGGCGACGAGCGTTCGGTGGTGCACGATGTCGCGGGCACCACGGTCGACCCGGTCGACTCCCTGGTCGAATTGGGTGGCAAGGTCTGGAAGTTCGTCGATACCGCCGGCTTGCGCCGCAAGGTCGCCAATGCCAGCGGCACCGAGTTCTACGCGTCGCTGCGCACCAAGTCCGCGCTGGAAGCCTCGGAGGTGGCGATCATGCTGATCGACGCCGCCCAGCCGATCACCGAACAGGACCTGCGCGTGATCAGCATGATCGCCGACTCGGGGCGCGCGCTGGTGCTGGCGTTCAACAAGTGGGACCTGGTCGATGAGGACCGTCGCCTGCAACTGGAGCGCGAGGTCGACCGGGACCTGGTCCGGGTGCCGTGGGCGCAGCGGGTGAACATCTCCGCGCACACCGGCCGCGCGGTGCAGAAGCTGGTGCCCGCTATGGAGACCGCACTCGAGTCGTGGGACAAGCGAATCTCGACGGGCAGGCTGAACACCTGGCTGAAGGAAGTGATCGCCGCGACCCCGCCGCCGATGCGCGGTGGCCGGTTGCCCCGTGTGCTGTTCGCGACCCAGGCGACCACACGGCCGCCCACGTTCGTGCTGTTCACCACCGGTTTCCTGGAGGCGGGCTATCGTCGCTTCCTGGAGCGCCGATTGCGCGAGGAGTTCGGCTTCGACGGCTCGCCGGTGCGCATCTCGGTGCGGGTGCGCGAGAAGCGGGATCGTTCCAAGAAGTAG
- a CDS encoding helix-turn-helix domain-containing protein has translation MDLRGETGVHGRPTRAAAVAPGRFAQTGQVGLPLRPYARWLRFQRAVELIATRRSVTAAAHGAGFADSAHLTRTCRGMFGGPPSDFGAIRWVRDVREFPH, from the coding sequence ATGGATCTTCGCGGCGAGACCGGGGTGCATGGACGACCAACGCGTGCGGCCGCAGTGGCGCCGGGCCGCTTTGCTCAGACCGGTCAGGTCGGACTGCCGTTGCGGCCCTACGCCCGGTGGCTGCGCTTCCAGCGGGCCGTCGAGCTGATCGCGACCCGCCGATCGGTGACGGCCGCGGCGCACGGTGCGGGTTTCGCCGACAGCGCCCACCTGACCCGCACCTGCCGCGGCATGTTCGGCGGACCGCCGTCGGACTTCGGGGCGATCCGCTGGGTGCGGGACGTGCGCGAATTCCCGCACTGA
- a CDS encoding RNA polymerase sigma factor SigF: MTREFTTDRNDHAGRTREGDSYDNIEPWFEKLAAVAETDPHHAELREEIVRRCLPLAEHIARKFAGRGESFDDLLQIARVGLVLAVDRFDITRGSPFLGFAVPTIMGEVRRHFRDNTWSLRVPRRLKEIQLRIGPATETVSHRLGRMPTAREIAAELEVELGEVTQALIAGNAYQTNSLDSASRDDDGAAQPLADTLGTEEPCYSLLEQSMAVRPLIAQLPPRDRQVLILRFFESRTQAQIAERLGVSQMQVSRILARILGELRERALGTEVSRAA; this comes from the coding sequence ATGACACGTGAGTTCACGACCGACCGGAACGACCACGCTGGGCGCACCCGCGAAGGCGACAGTTACGACAACATCGAGCCCTGGTTCGAGAAACTGGCCGCGGTGGCGGAGACCGACCCGCACCATGCGGAGCTGCGCGAAGAGATAGTGCGGCGGTGTCTTCCGCTCGCGGAACACATCGCACGCAAGTTCGCCGGCCGCGGCGAGTCTTTCGACGACCTGCTACAGATCGCGCGTGTCGGCTTGGTGCTGGCGGTGGACCGTTTCGACATCACCCGCGGCAGCCCGTTCCTCGGGTTCGCGGTTCCCACCATCATGGGCGAGGTGCGCAGGCACTTCCGGGACAACACGTGGTCGCTGCGGGTGCCGCGGCGGCTCAAGGAGATCCAGTTGCGTATCGGCCCGGCCACCGAGACAGTGTCGCACCGCCTGGGACGGATGCCGACGGCCAGGGAGATCGCCGCGGAGCTGGAGGTCGAGTTGGGCGAGGTCACCCAGGCGCTCATCGCGGGCAACGCCTACCAGACCAACTCGCTGGATTCCGCCAGTCGCGACGACGACGGGGCGGCCCAACCGCTCGCGGATACCCTCGGCACCGAGGAACCGTGCTACAGCCTGCTGGAGCAGTCGATGGCGGTGCGTCCGCTGATCGCCCAGTTGCCGCCACGCGACCGCCAGGTGCTGATCCTGCGCTTCTTCGAATCCCGGACCCAGGCCCAGATCGCGGAACGGTTGGGCGTTTCCCAGATGCAGGTGTCCCGGATCCTGGCCCGGATTCTCGGCGAACTGCGCGAGCGCGCGCTCGGCACCGAGGTGTCCCGGGCCGCTTGA
- a CDS encoding pseudouridine synthase, translating to MNTPARRDGTPDRRKRGAQPERGASRNTNSRDARSAQRGGTARGAQQGGAGRGAAQRAAAQTPSPQRQANQGGKKKPKPQRQAAQPPLLSNAKPARHQNVAPPTESHTKLPSGEGERLQKVLAKAGVASRRAAEEMIAQGRVEVDGMIVREQGLRIDPQHAVVRVDGTRVVVREELVHVALNKPKGWQSTMSDDLGRPCVGDIVAERIAAGQRLFHVGRLDADTEGLLLLTNDGDLAHRLMHPSFEVSKTYLATVHGEVNNRAVGKRLREGVELEDGPAKVDRFQVLELGEGRSLVKIVLHEGRKHIVRRLLDAVGHPVIRLVRTNIGPVALGDQRPGTLRVLGRDEIGKLYEAVSL from the coding sequence ATGAATACGCCCGCTCGCCGAGATGGCACACCGGATCGTAGGAAACGCGGCGCCCAGCCCGAACGGGGCGCGAGCCGCAACACGAACTCACGCGACGCACGTTCGGCCCAACGAGGGGGCACCGCCCGTGGCGCCCAGCAGGGTGGCGCCGGCCGCGGCGCGGCTCAACGCGCGGCAGCGCAGACCCCGAGCCCGCAGCGGCAGGCGAACCAGGGCGGCAAGAAGAAGCCCAAGCCGCAACGGCAGGCCGCGCAGCCGCCGCTGCTGAGCAACGCCAAGCCCGCGCGCCACCAGAACGTGGCGCCGCCAACCGAAAGTCACACCAAACTGCCCTCGGGCGAGGGTGAGCGGCTACAGAAGGTCCTCGCCAAGGCGGGTGTCGCCTCGCGCCGCGCAGCCGAGGAGATGATCGCGCAGGGCCGCGTCGAAGTCGACGGCATGATCGTGCGCGAGCAGGGGCTGCGCATCGACCCGCAGCACGCGGTGGTGCGCGTCGACGGCACCCGCGTGGTGGTGCGCGAGGAACTGGTGCACGTCGCGCTGAACAAGCCCAAGGGCTGGCAGTCCACCATGTCCGACGATCTGGGGCGTCCCTGCGTCGGCGACATCGTGGCCGAGCGGATCGCCGCCGGTCAGCGCCTCTTCCACGTCGGCAGGCTGGACGCCGACACCGAGGGCTTGCTGTTGCTCACGAACGACGGCGATCTCGCGCACCGGCTCATGCACCCGTCCTTCGAGGTCTCCAAGACCTACCTGGCGACGGTGCACGGTGAGGTCAACAACCGTGCGGTCGGCAAGCGGCTGCGGGAGGGCGTCGAGTTGGAGGACGGTCCCGCCAAGGTCGACCGCTTCCAGGTACTCGAACTGGGGGAGGGACGTTCCCTGGTGAAGATCGTGTTGCACGAAGGGCGGAAGCACATCGTGCGCCGCCTGCTCGACGCGGTCGGCCACCCGGTCATCCGGCTGGTGCGCACGAATATCGGTCCGGTCGCACTGGGCGACCAACGGCCCGGCACCCTGCGCGTGCTCGGCCGCGATGAAATCGGCAAACTCTACGAGGCGGTGTCGTTGTGA
- a CDS encoding Dps family protein has translation MSEPITSTLDPEQQRIAGETLRGTVIDLIDLSLIAKQAHWNVVGANFRSVHLALDELVTAAREFTDAAAERAAAVGVSPDGRASTVARDSGALGIGEGWQQDTDVIDAIVGNLAAVIKRLRERIAATEKADPVTQDLFLDVAARLEQLHWMWQAQLATV, from the coding sequence ATGTCCGAACCCATCACGAGCACCTTGGATCCCGAGCAGCAGCGCATCGCGGGCGAGACGCTGCGCGGGACCGTCATCGACCTGATAGATCTGTCGCTGATCGCCAAGCAGGCGCACTGGAACGTCGTCGGCGCCAATTTCCGGTCGGTTCACCTGGCATTGGACGAATTGGTCACGGCGGCAAGGGAGTTCACCGACGCCGCCGCGGAACGCGCCGCCGCGGTCGGTGTCAGCCCGGACGGGCGCGCCTCGACGGTGGCCAGGGATTCCGGCGCGCTCGGCATCGGCGAAGGCTGGCAGCAGGACACCGACGTCATCGACGCGATTGTCGGCAACCTCGCCGCCGTGATCAAGCGGCTACGCGAGCGGATCGCCGCGACCGAGAAGGCCGACCCGGTGACCCAGGATCTGTTCCTGGACGTCGCCGCGCGCCTGGAGCAGTTGCACTGGATGTGGCAAGCGCAGCTCGCCACCGTCTGA
- a CDS encoding anti-sigma factor: protein MRVITCAFGARATKTSTVAVRIPADERHLPLIRGMSDTVCLIADLPLGAAADIRLAINEIAAILAVGSVPGSMLGCEFTYSADRMSVRADVIAASDAELGGDPLSWELVRMLTSSLSISRNPFDSDVRGYPTVIEFSWERGPFDDT from the coding sequence ATGCGGGTGATCACCTGCGCCTTCGGCGCGCGTGCCACCAAGACCAGCACGGTCGCGGTGCGGATTCCCGCCGACGAGCGCCACTTGCCGCTGATCCGCGGGATGTCCGACACCGTGTGCCTGATCGCCGATCTGCCCCTCGGCGCGGCCGCGGACATCCGGCTCGCGATCAACGAGATCGCCGCGATTCTGGCGGTGGGCTCGGTGCCCGGCTCGATGCTCGGCTGCGAGTTCACCTACAGCGCCGATCGAATGAGCGTGCGCGCGGACGTGATCGCCGCGTCCGATGCGGAGCTCGGGGGCGATCCGCTGAGCTGGGAGCTGGTCCGGATGCTCACCAGTTCCCTGTCGATTTCCCGGAACCCTTTTGACTCGGACGTTCGTGGGTATCCGACCGTCATCGAATTCAGTTGGGAACGAGGACCATTTGATGACACGTGA
- the scpB gene encoding SMC-Scp complex subunit ScpB: MTEAVADLTPEPLDDAEFRSALEAMLLVVDVPAPVDQLAAALGDTAERVESTVRAMSAELAARSSGIDLRFVGDGWRFYTRSEYAPYVERMLLDGTRSKLTRAALETLAVVAYRQPVTRTRVSAVRGVNVDGVMRTLLARGLIAEAGVDPETNGTLYCTTELFLERIGLASLSDLPPLAPLLPGVDLIDEINESLETDPRYTRLKKPAEADLDLGTEE, encoded by the coding sequence GTGACCGAGGCAGTGGCGGATCTCACTCCGGAGCCGCTCGACGACGCCGAATTCCGCTCGGCGCTGGAAGCCATGCTCCTCGTGGTCGACGTTCCGGCCCCGGTGGACCAGCTGGCGGCCGCCCTCGGCGATACCGCGGAGCGGGTGGAGAGCACAGTGCGTGCGATGTCAGCCGAACTGGCCGCACGGTCCAGCGGCATCGATCTGCGTTTCGTGGGTGACGGTTGGCGCTTCTATACTCGCAGCGAGTACGCGCCGTATGTGGAGCGGATGCTGCTCGATGGCACCCGATCGAAACTGACCCGGGCGGCTTTGGAAACGCTGGCGGTGGTGGCATACCGTCAGCCGGTGACCAGGACCAGGGTCAGCGCGGTGCGCGGCGTGAACGTCGACGGGGTGATGCGCACGCTGCTGGCCAGGGGACTCATCGCCGAGGCAGGCGTCGATCCGGAAACCAACGGGACGCTGTACTGCACGACCGAGCTGTTCCTGGAACGGATCGGCCTTGCGTCGCTGAGCGACCTGCCGCCGCTGGCGCCCCTGCTTCCGGGCGTCGACCTGATCGACGAGATCAACGAGAGCCTGGAGACGGACCCGCGTTACACCAGGTTGAAAAAACCCGCCGAGGCCGATTTGGACCTCGGCACCGAAGAGTGA